A genomic segment from Bryobacteraceae bacterium encodes:
- a CDS encoding type II toxin-antitoxin system Phd/YefM family antitoxin: protein MATSQMAPIPTVLPAAARTVTAAEFKAKCLALMDEVCQSDAEIIVTKRGKPVARLTSVPPLVPIPFLNRSQGIMEETGDIVSPVNPDWDVDADL, encoded by the coding sequence ATGGCAACGTCCCAAATGGCCCCCATCCCCACCGTGCTGCCGGCTGCGGCCCGCACAGTAACCGCCGCCGAGTTCAAGGCGAAATGTCTCGCCCTGATGGACGAAGTCTGCCAGAGCGACGCCGAAATCATCGTCACCAAGCGCGGCAAGCCGGTAGCGCGCCTGACATCGGTCCCACCCCTTGTCCCTATCCCTTTCCTCAACCGTTCCCAGGGCATCATGGAAGAGACCGGAGACATCGTAAGTCCCGTGAATCCAGACTGGGACGTGGATGCTGACCTCTGA
- a CDS encoding type II toxin-antitoxin system VapC family toxin: protein MLTSDLSGPRPLLLDTHIWIWASGNAGGPTRFAAWVAPWIELAARERRLLASVASVWEIALKSRRGDLAVHGDLHAWVKTQTKWPGVRVVPMTSSMVISSVDLPPWTRRDGAEHKDPSDRFLVAKARLANAILVTCDELILDYAGKGKHLVACDARRT, encoded by the coding sequence ATGCTGACCTCTGATCTGAGCGGCCCACGGCCTCTTCTCCTCGACACACACATTTGGATCTGGGCCAGCGGCAATGCCGGTGGCCCGACGCGTTTTGCGGCTTGGGTTGCGCCGTGGATCGAACTCGCCGCCCGCGAACGCCGACTGCTGGCCAGCGTCGCCTCGGTCTGGGAGATCGCGCTCAAGTCCCGCCGCGGAGACCTCGCCGTCCACGGCGATCTCCACGCCTGGGTGAAGACCCAGACAAAGTGGCCCGGCGTCCGTGTGGTTCCGATGACCAGTAGCATGGTCATATCGTCGGTCGATCTTCCGCCCTGGACCCGCCGCGATGGCGCCGAACACAAAGACCCCAGCGACCGCTTTCTGGTCGCCAAGGCCCGGCTCGCCAACGCCATCCTCGTTACCTGCGATGAACTGATCCTCGACTACGCCGGCAAAGGCAAGCATCTGGTCGCCTGCGACGCCCGCCGGACCTGA
- a CDS encoding BACON domain-containing carbohydrate-binding protein, translating to MGTASLDNLPGQLIYSFRPGETPAPQVFQVRSTGPAALSWTLTKSTSDGGAWLNVSAASGTTPQTLTVSIAKTNLPGAGAVNGAYLGQIAVTAGGNTATIPIVVRVGSDVFRQINPLFFTKTIAGADPVPQVLTIATISEPFQYSVVVRNARGGNWLKFEGCNLGCAAGKALTVKVAADLTLPSGTYTGQILLTSFHQDQIISIPVTLTVGAAGQAILGDSPGQLSFAIHPGGSPPTQEMRVQRGGGGALAWSLTTTTSDGGNWLNPSITSGSTPALIEASVTPAALPDGGLLEGRYTGQIVVESATGRVTIPVSVTVSDSFFNQSGALYFSMQAGGAKPLPQVLTIGGPGIATTHGITWYTSRGGNWLTVSGCDSFCPNPSNYRVGVNPSASLEPGTYTGEVVVELFTEQAMVIPVYLTVYGVADVSFDDMPGQLSFALATGGNAPPAQEIEVRRFGGGTMTWTLTAVTSDGGGWLVTSSASGSTPSTVTVSITTSALPNFGLVAGTFSGELRFLSSQGQRVTVPVSVAVGASVFRQVNPLYFVKPEGGTVPLPQLISAVSTGNPINYGVEFSAANGGNWLTFVGCNSFCTTPGTVRVAVTPPANMAAGRYTGQIVIKSTDGKLSMLAPVTLTVASQTGPYFDSVQGQLPFSAVPGGTGPAPLTAELRNAGTGTLAWTAETVTADGGNWLSLSATSGNITAGTPFTLTASVNTAELPNSGLVAGTFLGRVLLKSAAGDISFPVTTYLRPNSFAQVAPVELAMASGGSVPGAQNVVLANNGSPLNYNMFRYVGSGGLWLDAVGCESFCTPPQTVAVGVKAGVNPPTGTYTGEIIATTNGSGEASTVVPVILRVTGAPCTYSISPGSASVPVSGTATPGVVQVTASGPACPWTASVNDPSFIVRIGAGSGTGSGEVLYSVFPNSGSAPRSGTMTIAGQTFTINQQGPCDYSISPTTASAGAAGGTGAVAVTTTNGCPWTATSNAAWITVTSGASGSGNGSVGYTVAANVGVQRVGTLTVAGKTFTVTQAAGCSYTLGATSANATSAGGAGSVGVSAAGGCGWTASSNAAWLTITSGASGSGNGTVNYTAAQNLGAQRVGTLTIAGQTFTVTQAAPPPPASFPSVGAMTPASGNTAAGTFSFTFSDPDGAADLNVINLLVNDFIDGRNACYIAFVRSSGQLFLVNDAGDAGGPFAGGITIPGSGSVSNSQCTINAAGSSVTQSGNTLTLNLAMSFTGGFGGNRIFYLAARDMAEHNTGWHAKGVWNVPGKVLSSPGVVSLAPSRTNSNAATLTATFFDSDGAADLNVINILINDFIDGRNACYLAFVRSSGQVLLVNDTGDAGGPFAGSATIPGTGSVNNSQCTINAAGSSVTQVGNQLILTLSMSFSGGFAGDRIVYMAARDVAEHNSGWQAMGTVTVPSP from the coding sequence GTGGGCACCGCATCACTCGATAACCTGCCCGGCCAATTGATTTACTCTTTTCGGCCGGGTGAGACCCCGGCGCCGCAGGTGTTTCAGGTTCGAAGCACCGGCCCCGCTGCCCTCAGTTGGACCCTCACGAAGTCGACTTCGGACGGCGGAGCGTGGCTGAACGTCTCGGCGGCAAGCGGCACCACACCCCAGACGCTGACAGTCTCCATCGCCAAGACAAACCTGCCGGGCGCCGGAGCAGTGAATGGCGCTTACTTAGGCCAGATCGCCGTGACAGCAGGGGGTAACACGGCGACCATTCCGATCGTCGTGCGTGTGGGAAGCGACGTGTTCCGTCAGATCAACCCACTGTTCTTCACAAAAACGATCGCGGGAGCCGATCCGGTCCCCCAGGTACTTACGATCGCGACGATCTCCGAGCCGTTCCAATATTCGGTAGTCGTTCGAAATGCTCGGGGCGGCAACTGGCTTAAATTCGAAGGCTGCAACCTTGGTTGCGCCGCCGGCAAGGCGCTGACGGTCAAGGTCGCCGCGGATCTCACTCTCCCCTCTGGCACTTATACTGGCCAAATCCTCCTGACGAGCTTCCATCAGGATCAGATCATCTCGATCCCGGTAACCCTGACGGTTGGGGCCGCGGGACAAGCCATCCTGGGAGATTCGCCCGGCCAATTGTCGTTTGCCATTCACCCGGGAGGTAGTCCTCCAACACAAGAGATGCGCGTACAACGAGGCGGAGGCGGCGCACTCGCCTGGAGCTTGACGACCACCACCAGCGATGGCGGGAACTGGCTGAATCCCTCGATTACGAGCGGATCGACGCCTGCACTCATCGAGGCCAGCGTCACACCCGCAGCGTTGCCGGACGGAGGCCTGCTGGAGGGCAGATACACAGGGCAGATCGTGGTTGAGAGCGCTACTGGGCGGGTCACTATTCCGGTCTCAGTGACCGTGTCGGATTCCTTCTTCAATCAGAGCGGCGCGCTGTACTTCAGCATGCAAGCGGGCGGCGCCAAACCCCTGCCACAGGTTTTGACGATCGGAGGGCCGGGAATCGCCACGACCCATGGCATCACTTGGTATACGTCGCGTGGAGGAAACTGGCTGACCGTCTCCGGCTGCGATTCCTTTTGCCCAAATCCCAGCAACTATCGCGTCGGCGTGAACCCATCCGCCTCGTTGGAGCCCGGCACCTACACAGGAGAAGTCGTAGTCGAACTGTTCACCGAACAGGCGATGGTGATTCCGGTTTATCTGACCGTATATGGCGTTGCGGACGTAAGCTTCGACGATATGCCGGGCCAACTCAGCTTCGCCCTTGCGACCGGAGGGAACGCACCCCCAGCCCAGGAAATCGAAGTCCGGCGCTTCGGCGGCGGTACGATGACTTGGACCCTGACCGCAGTAACGTCTGACGGCGGCGGATGGTTAGTTACGTCCTCCGCATCGGGCTCGACTCCCTCGACTGTCACGGTCAGTATCACCACCTCGGCGCTGCCCAATTTCGGACTCGTCGCTGGGACCTTCTCCGGCGAGTTGCGTTTTCTTTCCTCTCAAGGGCAGCGTGTTACGGTTCCGGTTTCTGTTGCTGTCGGAGCTTCTGTCTTCCGTCAGGTCAACCCGCTGTACTTCGTGAAGCCGGAAGGCGGGACGGTACCCCTTCCACAGCTCATTTCAGCCGTGAGCACCGGTAACCCGATCAACTACGGTGTCGAGTTCTCCGCGGCGAACGGCGGCAACTGGCTGACCTTCGTCGGCTGCAACTCATTCTGCACAACCCCGGGCACGGTGCGCGTGGCTGTGACTCCGCCTGCGAATATGGCTGCCGGACGCTATACCGGCCAGATTGTCATCAAGTCAACAGACGGGAAACTCTCCATGCTGGCGCCTGTCACCTTGACGGTTGCGTCACAAACGGGACCTTACTTCGACAGCGTGCAGGGCCAGTTGCCTTTCTCTGCAGTACCCGGTGGCACAGGCCCCGCCCCACTGACTGCCGAATTGCGGAATGCTGGCACTGGCACGCTGGCTTGGACTGCCGAGACGGTAACGGCCGACGGTGGGAACTGGCTCAGCCTCAGCGCGACCAGCGGCAACATTACCGCTGGCACGCCATTCACGCTGACGGCATCTGTGAATACCGCTGAGCTCCCCAATTCCGGACTCGTTGCGGGCACGTTCCTGGGCCGTGTATTGCTCAAGTCCGCCGCGGGCGACATCTCGTTTCCGGTAACAACCTACCTCCGGCCAAATTCATTCGCCCAAGTGGCTCCGGTCGAATTGGCGATGGCGTCAGGGGGCAGCGTTCCCGGTGCCCAAAATGTGGTGCTGGCGAACAACGGATCGCCTCTGAACTATAATATGTTCCGCTACGTAGGCAGCGGGGGCTTGTGGCTCGATGCAGTCGGTTGCGAGAGCTTCTGTACGCCGCCGCAGACGGTGGCCGTCGGAGTCAAGGCCGGTGTGAATCCACCTACGGGCACATACACGGGCGAGATTATCGCGACGACCAACGGCTCCGGCGAAGCATCGACAGTTGTTCCCGTGATCCTTCGCGTCACGGGCGCTCCCTGCACCTACTCGATTAGTCCAGGTTCGGCGAGCGTTCCCGTATCTGGCACAGCCACGCCTGGGGTTGTCCAGGTCACGGCGAGCGGGCCAGCCTGCCCCTGGACAGCAAGCGTCAACGATCCGTCCTTTATTGTTCGAATCGGTGCGGGTTCCGGGACGGGATCAGGCGAAGTGCTCTACAGTGTCTTTCCGAACTCCGGTTCAGCGCCGCGGTCGGGAACGATGACGATCGCCGGCCAGACGTTCACCATCAACCAGCAGGGACCCTGTGACTACTCGATTAGCCCAACGACGGCTTCAGCGGGTGCGGCGGGCGGAACCGGCGCGGTTGCCGTGACAACGACGAATGGCTGCCCGTGGACGGCCACGAGCAACGCAGCCTGGATCACCGTCACCTCCGGTGCTTCGGGATCGGGCAACGGCTCCGTGGGCTACACGGTGGCAGCGAACGTGGGTGTGCAGCGCGTGGGGACCCTCACCGTCGCTGGAAAGACGTTCACCGTGACGCAGGCCGCGGGATGTTCGTACACGCTTGGGGCAACGTCAGCCAATGCGACGTCGGCGGGCGGCGCGGGTTCAGTGGGCGTCAGCGCGGCGGGCGGATGCGGATGGACCGCGTCGAGCAACGCGGCGTGGTTGACGATCACTTCCGGGGCGTCGGGTTCGGGTAACGGCACCGTCAACTACACGGCGGCCCAAAACTTGGGCGCGCAGCGGGTGGGCACTTTGACGATCGCCGGGCAGACATTCACGGTGACCCAGGCAGCGCCTCCGCCGCCGGCGTCGTTCCCGTCGGTAGGCGCGATGACGCCGGCGTCGGGCAATACCGCCGCGGGGACATTCAGCTTCACCTTCTCGGATCCGGATGGCGCCGCCGATCTCAATGTGATCAACCTTCTGGTGAACGACTTCATCGACGGGCGCAACGCCTGCTACATCGCGTTCGTACGATCCTCCGGACAGTTATTCCTGGTGAACGATGCGGGCGACGCGGGCGGGCCCTTCGCCGGTGGGATCACGATCCCGGGAAGCGGGTCTGTGAGCAACAGCCAATGCACGATCAACGCGGCGGGATCGTCGGTGACGCAGTCCGGGAACACACTGACGCTCAACCTCGCGATGTCATTCACGGGCGGTTTCGGCGGCAACCGGATCTTCTATCTCGCGGCTCGCGACATGGCCGAGCACAACACCGGCTGGCACGCCAAGGGCGTGTGGAATGTGCCGGGCAAGGTGCTTTCGAGTCCGGGCGTGGTTAGTCTGGCGCCTTCGCGAACCAACAGCAATGCCGCGACGCTGACGGCCACGTTCTTCGACTCCGATGGCGCCGCCGACCTGAACGTGATCAACATCCTGATCAACGACTTTATCGACGGGCGCAACGCCTGCTACCTCGCTTTTGTGCGATCGAGCGGCCAGGTGCTTCTGGTGAACGACACCGGCGACGCTGGCGGGCCGTTCGCTGGCAGCGCGACGATTCCCGGGACGGGGTCCGTCAACAACAGCCAGTGCACGATCAACGCGGCCGGGTCGTCGGTGACGCAGGTTGGGAATCAGTTGATCCTGACGCTGAGCATGAGTTTCAGCGGCGGGTTCGCCGGGGACCGGATCGTCTACATGGCCGCGCGCGACGTGGCCGAGCACAACTCGGGATGGCAGGCGATGGGCACCGTGACCGTGCCCTCGCCGTAG
- a CDS encoding ABC transporter permease, giving the protein MTRERIVTMIHKELVQVLREPRLRFMIILPPVLQLLVFGFAVNLDVDHARIGWQDSDRTPQSRELRDAFTSSGYFEVTADIVNEDGVREYLDDGEGIGVVRILPGFARDLARGKTTSIQILVDGSNSNNASLVTGYANRIAAGFGQRGGVSLAEPRVWFNPELKSRYYFVPGVLMNIITLITLMLTAMAIVREKEIGTMEQLMVTPIRPVELILGKTLPFVAIGLFDLVLVTLAARVIFGIPFRGSPLLLLGASLLFLMTTLGMGLFISTVSRTQQQALMSSFFFFMPAFMLSGFAFPIRNMPEFAQWISLGNPQRYFIEVLRGVFLKGSTAEVLWPQLAAMAGLGVAILAASALRFRKTLD; this is encoded by the coding sequence ATGACCCGCGAACGCATCGTCACCATGATCCACAAGGAGCTCGTGCAGGTGCTGCGCGAGCCGCGGCTGCGCTTCATGATCATCCTGCCGCCGGTTCTGCAGTTGTTAGTGTTCGGCTTCGCCGTGAACCTCGACGTGGACCATGCCCGCATCGGCTGGCAGGACTCGGACCGCACGCCCCAAAGCCGCGAGCTGCGCGACGCTTTCACGTCGTCGGGTTACTTCGAAGTTACCGCCGATATCGTCAACGAGGACGGCGTCCGCGAGTATCTCGACGATGGGGAGGGTATCGGCGTAGTGCGTATCCTGCCGGGCTTCGCGCGCGATCTCGCGCGGGGGAAGACGACGTCGATCCAGATTCTGGTGGATGGGTCCAACTCGAACAATGCGAGTCTTGTAACCGGATACGCCAACCGCATCGCTGCCGGGTTCGGGCAGCGTGGGGGCGTGTCGCTGGCCGAGCCGCGCGTCTGGTTCAATCCGGAACTGAAGAGCCGCTATTACTTCGTCCCCGGCGTGCTGATGAATATCATTACGTTGATCACGCTGATGCTGACGGCGATGGCGATCGTGCGCGAGAAAGAGATCGGGACGATGGAGCAGTTGATGGTGACGCCCATCCGGCCCGTCGAGCTGATCTTGGGAAAGACCCTCCCGTTCGTCGCCATAGGACTCTTCGATCTGGTACTGGTAACTCTAGCCGCCCGAGTCATTTTTGGAATCCCCTTCCGCGGCAGCCCCCTGCTATTGCTAGGAGCATCGCTGTTGTTTCTGATGACCACGCTCGGCATGGGCCTGTTCATCTCCACGGTATCGCGGACGCAACAGCAGGCTCTGATGTCGTCGTTCTTCTTCTTCATGCCGGCGTTCATGCTGAGCGGATTCGCGTTTCCCATCAGAAACATGCCGGAGTTCGCGCAATGGATCAGCCTAGGCAACCCGCAGCGGTACTTTATCGAGGTGCTGCGCGGGGTGTTTCTCAAAGGGTCCACGGCGGAAGTCCTCTGGCCTCAGTTAGCTGCGATGGCCGGGCTGGGAGTGGCGATCCTGGCGGCGAGCGCACTGCGGTTCCGCAAGACACTGGACTGA